Proteins from a genomic interval of Mustela lutreola isolate mMusLut2 chromosome 4, mMusLut2.pri, whole genome shotgun sequence:
- the URGCP gene encoding up-regulator of cell proliferation isoform X5 translates to MASPGRADLGEVAPEIKASERRTAVAIADLEWRDMDADDYGANEAQDSDFPAVERSRLREMLSLLGLDTYQAHKLSLQDFLQISSDSMKNRAPQAPRDLPWNFLRKLQALSSEARSTTMVLDAPPDARPAEKESQMEEEIIYWDAADDLAADIYSFSELPTPDTPVNPLDLLCALLLSSDSFLQQEIVHKMSLCQFALPLVLPDSENHYHTFLLWALRGVVRTWWAQPPRGVGSLPEDSAVLSRAPAVAFVRMEVSSNSKSQLLNAVLGPGHRPRDCFWHRDLNVGTNPREIADGLVEVSWFLPSGREDLDVFPEPVAFLNLRGDIGSHWLQFKLLTEVSSAVFILTDNISKKEYKLLYSMKGSATKYYFILSPYRGKRNANLRFLNRLIPVLRMDHSHVLVKVSSTDGAGFVRRVRAIVAHVARAPCRRLSVEEMAHAARKLGLRVDEDCEECQRARGRAERITRRVKDADAYRRDELRLQGDAWRKAAQVEKELCRAQWAGDPPDKELRQRLLELRAQQLGHEPAGGLQEFISGISGPAPGEKLYFLRWMEWGLARVAPPRPRQPPETILALRPKHCGATESSEPLGVEHFLREMGQFYEAESCLVEAGKLLAAQRRFAHFPGLASELLLKGLPVELIDGSARSTPLRWVSGLLRELHARLERRPRLVVLSALGLPGTGKSTLLNTMFGLRFATGRGRGPRGAFMQLVSVAESFSQDLGCDHILVIDSGGLIGGALASAGERFEQEASLATQLLGLSNVTVVSLAETRDIPPAIVHAFLRLEKTGRVPNCQFVCQNLHDACAPGPRLRERRPLLDPPGEAGRASVHMERPGGSMRTLAGLAFCDPGKQHIWHIPGLWHGVPPMAAVSLAYSEAIFELKRCLLENIRNGLSNPNKNIQQLIELVRRL, encoded by the exons ATTTGGAATGGAGAGACATGGACGCAGATGACT aTGGTGCAAATGAGGCTCAGGACAGTGACTTCCCAGCAG TGGAGAGGAGCAGGCTGCGGGAGATGTTGTCCCTTCTGGGCCTGGACACCTACCAGGCCCACAAGCTCAGCCTCCAGGACTTCTTGCAGATCAGCAGCGACAGCATGAAGAACCGGGCCCCTCAGGCCCCCAGGGACTTGCCCTGGAATTTCCTCAGGAAGCTGCAGGCTCTCAGCTCCGAAGCCCGGAGCACCACCATGGTGCTGGACGCGCCCCCGGATGCCAGGCCCGCAGAGAAGGAGAGCCAGATGGAGGAGGAGATCATCTACTGGGACGCGGCCGACGACCTCGCCGCCGACATCTACTCCTTCTCTGAGCTGCCAACGCCCGACACGCCTGTGAACCCCTTGGACCTTCTCTGTGCCCTTCTGCTGTCCTCAGACAGTTTCCTGCAACAAGAAATCGTGCACAAGATGTCCCTCTGTCAGTTTGCCCTCCCCCTTGTCCTGCCTGACTCGGAGAACCACTACCACACGTTTCTGCTGTGGGCCCTGAGGGGTGTCGTGCGGACATGGTGGGCGCAGCCCCCACGGGGGGTGGGCAGCCTTCCCGAAGACAGCGCAGTCCTGTCGCGGGCACCTGCTGTCGCCTTCGTGCGCATGGAGGTCAGCAGCAACTCCAAGTCCCAGCTCCTCAACGCTGTGCTGGGCCCAGGCCACAGGCCACGGGACTGCTTCTGGCACCGTGATCTGAACGTGGGCACCAACCCTCGGGAGATCGCAGACGGGCTGGTGGAGGTCTCCTGGTTTCTTCCCAGCGGCCGGGAGGACCTGGACGTTTTCCCGGAGCCCGTGGCCTTCCTGAACCTGCGGGGCGACATCGGGTCTCACTGGCTGCAGTTCAAGCTGTTGACTGAAGTGTCCTCCGCTGTGTTCATCTTGACGGACAACATCAGCAAGAAGGAGTACAAGCTGCTGTACTCCATGAAGGGGTCGGCCACGAAGTACTACTTCATCCTGAGCCCGTACCGCGGGAAGCGCAACGCCAATCTGCGGTTCCTCAACAGGCTCATCCCGGTGCTCAGGATGGACCACTCACACGTGCTGGTGAAGGTCAGCAGCACCGATGGCGCTGGCTTCGTGCGCAGGGTGCGCGCCATCGTGGCTCATGTGGCGCGGGCCCCCTGCCGGAGGCTGTCCGTGGAGGAGATGGCGCACGCGGCGCGCAAGCTTGGCTTGCGCGTGGATGAGGACTGCGAGGAGTGCCAGCGGGCGCGCGGCCGGGCGGAACGCATCACCCGGAGGGTCAAGGACGCGGACGCCTACCGCAGGGATGAGCTACGGCTGCAGGGCGACGCCTGGAGGAAGGCGGCCCAGGTGGAGAAGGAGCTGTGCCGGGCCCAGTGGGCCGGGGACCCCCCGGACAAGGAGCTGAGGCAGCGGCTGCTGGAGCTGCGGGCGCAGCAGCTCGGGCACGAGCCCGCCGGGGGCCTGCAGGAGTTCATCTCGGGCATCAGTGGCCCAGCCCCAGGCGAGAAGCTGTACTTCCTGAGGTGGATGGAGTGGGGGCTGGCCCGGGTGGCCCCGCCGAGGCCGCGGCAGCCACCGGAGACCATCCTTGCGCTGAGACCGAAGCACTGTGGGGCTACGGAGTCCAGCGAGCCCCTGGGCGTGGAGCACTTCCTGCGGGAGATGGGGCAGTTTTACGAGGCGGAGAGCTGCCTGGTGGAGGCGGGGAAGCTGCTGGCCGCGCAGAGGCGCTTCGCCCACTTCCCGGGCTTGGCCTCGGAGCTGCTGCTGAAGGGGCTGCCGGTGGAGCTGATCGATGGGAGCGCGCGGAGCACCCCGCTGCGCTGGGTCTCTGGGCTCCTCCGGGAGCTGCACGCGCGCCTGGAGCGGAGGCCGCGGCTGGTGGTCCTGTCGGCGCTGGGCCTGCCGGGCACGGGCAAGTCCACACTGCTCAACACCATGTTCGGGCTGCGCTTTGCcacggggcggggccgggggcctCGAGGGGCCTTCATGCAGCTCGTCTCGGTGGCCGAGAGCTTCAGCCAGGACCTGGGCTGCGACCACATCCTGGTGATAGACTCCGGGGGCCTGATTGGCGGGGCCCTGGCCTCGGCTGGGGAGCGGTTCGAGCAGGAGGCCTCCCTGGCCACGCAGCTCCTGGGGCTGAGCAATGTCACCGTGGTCAGCTTAGCCGAGACTAGGGACATACCGCCAGCCATTGTGCATGCATTTCTGAGGTTGGAGAAGACGGGGCGCGTGCCCAACTGTCAGTTCGTGTGCCAGAACCTTCATGATGCGTGtgccccagggcccaggctgCGAGAGAGGAGGCCGCTCCTGGATCCGCCCGGTGAGGCGGGCAGGGCCTCGGTGCACATGGAGAGACCGGGTGGCAGCATGCGGACTCTGGCGGGCCTGGCCTTCTGTGACCCCGGAAAGCAGCATATTTGGCACATCCCAGGCCTGTGGCACGGGGTGCCTCCTATGGCCGCAGTAAGCCTGGCATACAGTGAGGCCATTTTTGAGTTAAAGCGATGCCTTCTGGAGAACATCCGGAACGGCCTGTCCAACCCCAACAAAAACATCCAGCAGCTCATTGAGCTTGTCAGGCGGCTCTGA
- the URGCP gene encoding up-regulator of cell proliferation isoform X3, whose translation MASPGVEVELLVKGRADLGEVAPEIKASERRTAVAIADLEWRDMDADDYGANEAQDSDFPAVERSRLREMLSLLGLDTYQAHKLSLQDFLQISSDSMKNRAPQAPRDLPWNFLRKLQALSSEARSTTMVLDAPPDARPAEKESQMEEEIIYWDAADDLAADIYSFSELPTPDTPVNPLDLLCALLLSSDSFLQQEIVHKMSLCQFALPLVLPDSENHYHTFLLWALRGVVRTWWAQPPRGVGSLPEDSAVLSRAPAVAFVRMEVSSNSKSQLLNAVLGPGHRPRDCFWHRDLNVGTNPREIADGLVEVSWFLPSGREDLDVFPEPVAFLNLRGDIGSHWLQFKLLTEVSSAVFILTDNISKKEYKLLYSMKGSATKYYFILSPYRGKRNANLRFLNRLIPVLRMDHSHVLVKVSSTDGAGFVRRVRAIVAHVARAPCRRLSVEEMAHAARKLGLRVDEDCEECQRARGRAERITRRVKDADAYRRDELRLQGDAWRKAAQVEKELCRAQWAGDPPDKELRQRLLELRAQQLGHEPAGGLQEFISGISGPAPGEKLYFLRWMEWGLARVAPPRPRQPPETILALRPKHCGATESSEPLGVEHFLREMGQFYEAESCLVEAGKLLAAQRRFAHFPGLASELLLKGLPVELIDGSARSTPLRWVSGLLRELHARLERRPRLVVLSALGLPGTGKSTLLNTMFGLRFATGRGRGPRGAFMQLVSVAESFSQDLGCDHILVIDSGGLIGGALASAGERFEQEASLATQLLGLSNVTVVSLAETRDIPPAIVHAFLRLEKTGRVPNCQFVCQNLHDACAPGPRLRERRPLLDPPGEAGRASVHMERPGGSMRTLAGLAFCDPGKQHIWHIPGLWHGVPPMAAVSLAYSEAIFELKRCLLENIRNGLSNPNKNIQQLIELVRRL comes from the exons ATTTGGAATGGAGAGACATGGACGCAGATGACT aTGGTGCAAATGAGGCTCAGGACAGTGACTTCCCAGCAG TGGAGAGGAGCAGGCTGCGGGAGATGTTGTCCCTTCTGGGCCTGGACACCTACCAGGCCCACAAGCTCAGCCTCCAGGACTTCTTGCAGATCAGCAGCGACAGCATGAAGAACCGGGCCCCTCAGGCCCCCAGGGACTTGCCCTGGAATTTCCTCAGGAAGCTGCAGGCTCTCAGCTCCGAAGCCCGGAGCACCACCATGGTGCTGGACGCGCCCCCGGATGCCAGGCCCGCAGAGAAGGAGAGCCAGATGGAGGAGGAGATCATCTACTGGGACGCGGCCGACGACCTCGCCGCCGACATCTACTCCTTCTCTGAGCTGCCAACGCCCGACACGCCTGTGAACCCCTTGGACCTTCTCTGTGCCCTTCTGCTGTCCTCAGACAGTTTCCTGCAACAAGAAATCGTGCACAAGATGTCCCTCTGTCAGTTTGCCCTCCCCCTTGTCCTGCCTGACTCGGAGAACCACTACCACACGTTTCTGCTGTGGGCCCTGAGGGGTGTCGTGCGGACATGGTGGGCGCAGCCCCCACGGGGGGTGGGCAGCCTTCCCGAAGACAGCGCAGTCCTGTCGCGGGCACCTGCTGTCGCCTTCGTGCGCATGGAGGTCAGCAGCAACTCCAAGTCCCAGCTCCTCAACGCTGTGCTGGGCCCAGGCCACAGGCCACGGGACTGCTTCTGGCACCGTGATCTGAACGTGGGCACCAACCCTCGGGAGATCGCAGACGGGCTGGTGGAGGTCTCCTGGTTTCTTCCCAGCGGCCGGGAGGACCTGGACGTTTTCCCGGAGCCCGTGGCCTTCCTGAACCTGCGGGGCGACATCGGGTCTCACTGGCTGCAGTTCAAGCTGTTGACTGAAGTGTCCTCCGCTGTGTTCATCTTGACGGACAACATCAGCAAGAAGGAGTACAAGCTGCTGTACTCCATGAAGGGGTCGGCCACGAAGTACTACTTCATCCTGAGCCCGTACCGCGGGAAGCGCAACGCCAATCTGCGGTTCCTCAACAGGCTCATCCCGGTGCTCAGGATGGACCACTCACACGTGCTGGTGAAGGTCAGCAGCACCGATGGCGCTGGCTTCGTGCGCAGGGTGCGCGCCATCGTGGCTCATGTGGCGCGGGCCCCCTGCCGGAGGCTGTCCGTGGAGGAGATGGCGCACGCGGCGCGCAAGCTTGGCTTGCGCGTGGATGAGGACTGCGAGGAGTGCCAGCGGGCGCGCGGCCGGGCGGAACGCATCACCCGGAGGGTCAAGGACGCGGACGCCTACCGCAGGGATGAGCTACGGCTGCAGGGCGACGCCTGGAGGAAGGCGGCCCAGGTGGAGAAGGAGCTGTGCCGGGCCCAGTGGGCCGGGGACCCCCCGGACAAGGAGCTGAGGCAGCGGCTGCTGGAGCTGCGGGCGCAGCAGCTCGGGCACGAGCCCGCCGGGGGCCTGCAGGAGTTCATCTCGGGCATCAGTGGCCCAGCCCCAGGCGAGAAGCTGTACTTCCTGAGGTGGATGGAGTGGGGGCTGGCCCGGGTGGCCCCGCCGAGGCCGCGGCAGCCACCGGAGACCATCCTTGCGCTGAGACCGAAGCACTGTGGGGCTACGGAGTCCAGCGAGCCCCTGGGCGTGGAGCACTTCCTGCGGGAGATGGGGCAGTTTTACGAGGCGGAGAGCTGCCTGGTGGAGGCGGGGAAGCTGCTGGCCGCGCAGAGGCGCTTCGCCCACTTCCCGGGCTTGGCCTCGGAGCTGCTGCTGAAGGGGCTGCCGGTGGAGCTGATCGATGGGAGCGCGCGGAGCACCCCGCTGCGCTGGGTCTCTGGGCTCCTCCGGGAGCTGCACGCGCGCCTGGAGCGGAGGCCGCGGCTGGTGGTCCTGTCGGCGCTGGGCCTGCCGGGCACGGGCAAGTCCACACTGCTCAACACCATGTTCGGGCTGCGCTTTGCcacggggcggggccgggggcctCGAGGGGCCTTCATGCAGCTCGTCTCGGTGGCCGAGAGCTTCAGCCAGGACCTGGGCTGCGACCACATCCTGGTGATAGACTCCGGGGGCCTGATTGGCGGGGCCCTGGCCTCGGCTGGGGAGCGGTTCGAGCAGGAGGCCTCCCTGGCCACGCAGCTCCTGGGGCTGAGCAATGTCACCGTGGTCAGCTTAGCCGAGACTAGGGACATACCGCCAGCCATTGTGCATGCATTTCTGAGGTTGGAGAAGACGGGGCGCGTGCCCAACTGTCAGTTCGTGTGCCAGAACCTTCATGATGCGTGtgccccagggcccaggctgCGAGAGAGGAGGCCGCTCCTGGATCCGCCCGGTGAGGCGGGCAGGGCCTCGGTGCACATGGAGAGACCGGGTGGCAGCATGCGGACTCTGGCGGGCCTGGCCTTCTGTGACCCCGGAAAGCAGCATATTTGGCACATCCCAGGCCTGTGGCACGGGGTGCCTCCTATGGCCGCAGTAAGCCTGGCATACAGTGAGGCCATTTTTGAGTTAAAGCGATGCCTTCTGGAGAACATCCGGAACGGCCTGTCCAACCCCAACAAAAACATCCAGCAGCTCATTGAGCTTGTCAGGCGGCTCTGA
- the URGCP gene encoding up-regulator of cell proliferation isoform X4 codes for MELRVEVELLVKGRADLGEVAPEIKASERRTAVAIADLEWRDMDADDYGANEAQDSDFPAVERSRLREMLSLLGLDTYQAHKLSLQDFLQISSDSMKNRAPQAPRDLPWNFLRKLQALSSEARSTTMVLDAPPDARPAEKESQMEEEIIYWDAADDLAADIYSFSELPTPDTPVNPLDLLCALLLSSDSFLQQEIVHKMSLCQFALPLVLPDSENHYHTFLLWALRGVVRTWWAQPPRGVGSLPEDSAVLSRAPAVAFVRMEVSSNSKSQLLNAVLGPGHRPRDCFWHRDLNVGTNPREIADGLVEVSWFLPSGREDLDVFPEPVAFLNLRGDIGSHWLQFKLLTEVSSAVFILTDNISKKEYKLLYSMKGSATKYYFILSPYRGKRNANLRFLNRLIPVLRMDHSHVLVKVSSTDGAGFVRRVRAIVAHVARAPCRRLSVEEMAHAARKLGLRVDEDCEECQRARGRAERITRRVKDADAYRRDELRLQGDAWRKAAQVEKELCRAQWAGDPPDKELRQRLLELRAQQLGHEPAGGLQEFISGISGPAPGEKLYFLRWMEWGLARVAPPRPRQPPETILALRPKHCGATESSEPLGVEHFLREMGQFYEAESCLVEAGKLLAAQRRFAHFPGLASELLLKGLPVELIDGSARSTPLRWVSGLLRELHARLERRPRLVVLSALGLPGTGKSTLLNTMFGLRFATGRGRGPRGAFMQLVSVAESFSQDLGCDHILVIDSGGLIGGALASAGERFEQEASLATQLLGLSNVTVVSLAETRDIPPAIVHAFLRLEKTGRVPNCQFVCQNLHDACAPGPRLRERRPLLDPPGEAGRASVHMERPGGSMRTLAGLAFCDPGKQHIWHIPGLWHGVPPMAAVSLAYSEAIFELKRCLLENIRNGLSNPNKNIQQLIELVRRL; via the exons ATTTGGAATGGAGAGACATGGACGCAGATGACT aTGGTGCAAATGAGGCTCAGGACAGTGACTTCCCAGCAG TGGAGAGGAGCAGGCTGCGGGAGATGTTGTCCCTTCTGGGCCTGGACACCTACCAGGCCCACAAGCTCAGCCTCCAGGACTTCTTGCAGATCAGCAGCGACAGCATGAAGAACCGGGCCCCTCAGGCCCCCAGGGACTTGCCCTGGAATTTCCTCAGGAAGCTGCAGGCTCTCAGCTCCGAAGCCCGGAGCACCACCATGGTGCTGGACGCGCCCCCGGATGCCAGGCCCGCAGAGAAGGAGAGCCAGATGGAGGAGGAGATCATCTACTGGGACGCGGCCGACGACCTCGCCGCCGACATCTACTCCTTCTCTGAGCTGCCAACGCCCGACACGCCTGTGAACCCCTTGGACCTTCTCTGTGCCCTTCTGCTGTCCTCAGACAGTTTCCTGCAACAAGAAATCGTGCACAAGATGTCCCTCTGTCAGTTTGCCCTCCCCCTTGTCCTGCCTGACTCGGAGAACCACTACCACACGTTTCTGCTGTGGGCCCTGAGGGGTGTCGTGCGGACATGGTGGGCGCAGCCCCCACGGGGGGTGGGCAGCCTTCCCGAAGACAGCGCAGTCCTGTCGCGGGCACCTGCTGTCGCCTTCGTGCGCATGGAGGTCAGCAGCAACTCCAAGTCCCAGCTCCTCAACGCTGTGCTGGGCCCAGGCCACAGGCCACGGGACTGCTTCTGGCACCGTGATCTGAACGTGGGCACCAACCCTCGGGAGATCGCAGACGGGCTGGTGGAGGTCTCCTGGTTTCTTCCCAGCGGCCGGGAGGACCTGGACGTTTTCCCGGAGCCCGTGGCCTTCCTGAACCTGCGGGGCGACATCGGGTCTCACTGGCTGCAGTTCAAGCTGTTGACTGAAGTGTCCTCCGCTGTGTTCATCTTGACGGACAACATCAGCAAGAAGGAGTACAAGCTGCTGTACTCCATGAAGGGGTCGGCCACGAAGTACTACTTCATCCTGAGCCCGTACCGCGGGAAGCGCAACGCCAATCTGCGGTTCCTCAACAGGCTCATCCCGGTGCTCAGGATGGACCACTCACACGTGCTGGTGAAGGTCAGCAGCACCGATGGCGCTGGCTTCGTGCGCAGGGTGCGCGCCATCGTGGCTCATGTGGCGCGGGCCCCCTGCCGGAGGCTGTCCGTGGAGGAGATGGCGCACGCGGCGCGCAAGCTTGGCTTGCGCGTGGATGAGGACTGCGAGGAGTGCCAGCGGGCGCGCGGCCGGGCGGAACGCATCACCCGGAGGGTCAAGGACGCGGACGCCTACCGCAGGGATGAGCTACGGCTGCAGGGCGACGCCTGGAGGAAGGCGGCCCAGGTGGAGAAGGAGCTGTGCCGGGCCCAGTGGGCCGGGGACCCCCCGGACAAGGAGCTGAGGCAGCGGCTGCTGGAGCTGCGGGCGCAGCAGCTCGGGCACGAGCCCGCCGGGGGCCTGCAGGAGTTCATCTCGGGCATCAGTGGCCCAGCCCCAGGCGAGAAGCTGTACTTCCTGAGGTGGATGGAGTGGGGGCTGGCCCGGGTGGCCCCGCCGAGGCCGCGGCAGCCACCGGAGACCATCCTTGCGCTGAGACCGAAGCACTGTGGGGCTACGGAGTCCAGCGAGCCCCTGGGCGTGGAGCACTTCCTGCGGGAGATGGGGCAGTTTTACGAGGCGGAGAGCTGCCTGGTGGAGGCGGGGAAGCTGCTGGCCGCGCAGAGGCGCTTCGCCCACTTCCCGGGCTTGGCCTCGGAGCTGCTGCTGAAGGGGCTGCCGGTGGAGCTGATCGATGGGAGCGCGCGGAGCACCCCGCTGCGCTGGGTCTCTGGGCTCCTCCGGGAGCTGCACGCGCGCCTGGAGCGGAGGCCGCGGCTGGTGGTCCTGTCGGCGCTGGGCCTGCCGGGCACGGGCAAGTCCACACTGCTCAACACCATGTTCGGGCTGCGCTTTGCcacggggcggggccgggggcctCGAGGGGCCTTCATGCAGCTCGTCTCGGTGGCCGAGAGCTTCAGCCAGGACCTGGGCTGCGACCACATCCTGGTGATAGACTCCGGGGGCCTGATTGGCGGGGCCCTGGCCTCGGCTGGGGAGCGGTTCGAGCAGGAGGCCTCCCTGGCCACGCAGCTCCTGGGGCTGAGCAATGTCACCGTGGTCAGCTTAGCCGAGACTAGGGACATACCGCCAGCCATTGTGCATGCATTTCTGAGGTTGGAGAAGACGGGGCGCGTGCCCAACTGTCAGTTCGTGTGCCAGAACCTTCATGATGCGTGtgccccagggcccaggctgCGAGAGAGGAGGCCGCTCCTGGATCCGCCCGGTGAGGCGGGCAGGGCCTCGGTGCACATGGAGAGACCGGGTGGCAGCATGCGGACTCTGGCGGGCCTGGCCTTCTGTGACCCCGGAAAGCAGCATATTTGGCACATCCCAGGCCTGTGGCACGGGGTGCCTCCTATGGCCGCAGTAAGCCTGGCATACAGTGAGGCCATTTTTGAGTTAAAGCGATGCCTTCTGGAGAACATCCGGAACGGCCTGTCCAACCCCAACAAAAACATCCAGCAGCTCATTGAGCTTGTCAGGCGGCTCTGA
- the URGCP gene encoding up-regulator of cell proliferation isoform X2 gives MVRARPLGSLPGRGAVPRAVVLVEVELLVKGRADLGEVAPEIKASERRTAVAIADLEWRDMDADDYGANEAQDSDFPAVERSRLREMLSLLGLDTYQAHKLSLQDFLQISSDSMKNRAPQAPRDLPWNFLRKLQALSSEARSTTMVLDAPPDARPAEKESQMEEEIIYWDAADDLAADIYSFSELPTPDTPVNPLDLLCALLLSSDSFLQQEIVHKMSLCQFALPLVLPDSENHYHTFLLWALRGVVRTWWAQPPRGVGSLPEDSAVLSRAPAVAFVRMEVSSNSKSQLLNAVLGPGHRPRDCFWHRDLNVGTNPREIADGLVEVSWFLPSGREDLDVFPEPVAFLNLRGDIGSHWLQFKLLTEVSSAVFILTDNISKKEYKLLYSMKGSATKYYFILSPYRGKRNANLRFLNRLIPVLRMDHSHVLVKVSSTDGAGFVRRVRAIVAHVARAPCRRLSVEEMAHAARKLGLRVDEDCEECQRARGRAERITRRVKDADAYRRDELRLQGDAWRKAAQVEKELCRAQWAGDPPDKELRQRLLELRAQQLGHEPAGGLQEFISGISGPAPGEKLYFLRWMEWGLARVAPPRPRQPPETILALRPKHCGATESSEPLGVEHFLREMGQFYEAESCLVEAGKLLAAQRRFAHFPGLASELLLKGLPVELIDGSARSTPLRWVSGLLRELHARLERRPRLVVLSALGLPGTGKSTLLNTMFGLRFATGRGRGPRGAFMQLVSVAESFSQDLGCDHILVIDSGGLIGGALASAGERFEQEASLATQLLGLSNVTVVSLAETRDIPPAIVHAFLRLEKTGRVPNCQFVCQNLHDACAPGPRLRERRPLLDPPGEAGRASVHMERPGGSMRTLAGLAFCDPGKQHIWHIPGLWHGVPPMAAVSLAYSEAIFELKRCLLENIRNGLSNPNKNIQQLIELVRRL, from the exons ATTTGGAATGGAGAGACATGGACGCAGATGACT aTGGTGCAAATGAGGCTCAGGACAGTGACTTCCCAGCAG TGGAGAGGAGCAGGCTGCGGGAGATGTTGTCCCTTCTGGGCCTGGACACCTACCAGGCCCACAAGCTCAGCCTCCAGGACTTCTTGCAGATCAGCAGCGACAGCATGAAGAACCGGGCCCCTCAGGCCCCCAGGGACTTGCCCTGGAATTTCCTCAGGAAGCTGCAGGCTCTCAGCTCCGAAGCCCGGAGCACCACCATGGTGCTGGACGCGCCCCCGGATGCCAGGCCCGCAGAGAAGGAGAGCCAGATGGAGGAGGAGATCATCTACTGGGACGCGGCCGACGACCTCGCCGCCGACATCTACTCCTTCTCTGAGCTGCCAACGCCCGACACGCCTGTGAACCCCTTGGACCTTCTCTGTGCCCTTCTGCTGTCCTCAGACAGTTTCCTGCAACAAGAAATCGTGCACAAGATGTCCCTCTGTCAGTTTGCCCTCCCCCTTGTCCTGCCTGACTCGGAGAACCACTACCACACGTTTCTGCTGTGGGCCCTGAGGGGTGTCGTGCGGACATGGTGGGCGCAGCCCCCACGGGGGGTGGGCAGCCTTCCCGAAGACAGCGCAGTCCTGTCGCGGGCACCTGCTGTCGCCTTCGTGCGCATGGAGGTCAGCAGCAACTCCAAGTCCCAGCTCCTCAACGCTGTGCTGGGCCCAGGCCACAGGCCACGGGACTGCTTCTGGCACCGTGATCTGAACGTGGGCACCAACCCTCGGGAGATCGCAGACGGGCTGGTGGAGGTCTCCTGGTTTCTTCCCAGCGGCCGGGAGGACCTGGACGTTTTCCCGGAGCCCGTGGCCTTCCTGAACCTGCGGGGCGACATCGGGTCTCACTGGCTGCAGTTCAAGCTGTTGACTGAAGTGTCCTCCGCTGTGTTCATCTTGACGGACAACATCAGCAAGAAGGAGTACAAGCTGCTGTACTCCATGAAGGGGTCGGCCACGAAGTACTACTTCATCCTGAGCCCGTACCGCGGGAAGCGCAACGCCAATCTGCGGTTCCTCAACAGGCTCATCCCGGTGCTCAGGATGGACCACTCACACGTGCTGGTGAAGGTCAGCAGCACCGATGGCGCTGGCTTCGTGCGCAGGGTGCGCGCCATCGTGGCTCATGTGGCGCGGGCCCCCTGCCGGAGGCTGTCCGTGGAGGAGATGGCGCACGCGGCGCGCAAGCTTGGCTTGCGCGTGGATGAGGACTGCGAGGAGTGCCAGCGGGCGCGCGGCCGGGCGGAACGCATCACCCGGAGGGTCAAGGACGCGGACGCCTACCGCAGGGATGAGCTACGGCTGCAGGGCGACGCCTGGAGGAAGGCGGCCCAGGTGGAGAAGGAGCTGTGCCGGGCCCAGTGGGCCGGGGACCCCCCGGACAAGGAGCTGAGGCAGCGGCTGCTGGAGCTGCGGGCGCAGCAGCTCGGGCACGAGCCCGCCGGGGGCCTGCAGGAGTTCATCTCGGGCATCAGTGGCCCAGCCCCAGGCGAGAAGCTGTACTTCCTGAGGTGGATGGAGTGGGGGCTGGCCCGGGTGGCCCCGCCGAGGCCGCGGCAGCCACCGGAGACCATCCTTGCGCTGAGACCGAAGCACTGTGGGGCTACGGAGTCCAGCGAGCCCCTGGGCGTGGAGCACTTCCTGCGGGAGATGGGGCAGTTTTACGAGGCGGAGAGCTGCCTGGTGGAGGCGGGGAAGCTGCTGGCCGCGCAGAGGCGCTTCGCCCACTTCCCGGGCTTGGCCTCGGAGCTGCTGCTGAAGGGGCTGCCGGTGGAGCTGATCGATGGGAGCGCGCGGAGCACCCCGCTGCGCTGGGTCTCTGGGCTCCTCCGGGAGCTGCACGCGCGCCTGGAGCGGAGGCCGCGGCTGGTGGTCCTGTCGGCGCTGGGCCTGCCGGGCACGGGCAAGTCCACACTGCTCAACACCATGTTCGGGCTGCGCTTTGCcacggggcggggccgggggcctCGAGGGGCCTTCATGCAGCTCGTCTCGGTGGCCGAGAGCTTCAGCCAGGACCTGGGCTGCGACCACATCCTGGTGATAGACTCCGGGGGCCTGATTGGCGGGGCCCTGGCCTCGGCTGGGGAGCGGTTCGAGCAGGAGGCCTCCCTGGCCACGCAGCTCCTGGGGCTGAGCAATGTCACCGTGGTCAGCTTAGCCGAGACTAGGGACATACCGCCAGCCATTGTGCATGCATTTCTGAGGTTGGAGAAGACGGGGCGCGTGCCCAACTGTCAGTTCGTGTGCCAGAACCTTCATGATGCGTGtgccccagggcccaggctgCGAGAGAGGAGGCCGCTCCTGGATCCGCCCGGTGAGGCGGGCAGGGCCTCGGTGCACATGGAGAGACCGGGTGGCAGCATGCGGACTCTGGCGGGCCTGGCCTTCTGTGACCCCGGAAAGCAGCATATTTGGCACATCCCAGGCCTGTGGCACGGGGTGCCTCCTATGGCCGCAGTAAGCCTGGCATACAGTGAGGCCATTTTTGAGTTAAAGCGATGCCTTCTGGAGAACATCCGGAACGGCCTGTCCAACCCCAACAAAAACATCCAGCAGCTCATTGAGCTTGTCAGGCGGCTCTGA